In Virgibacillus sp. NKC19-16, a single genomic region encodes these proteins:
- a CDS encoding ATP-binding protein, whose protein sequence is MRGNLLLTQTGDVWGLYRIQTTSIPRQNEKETASYKRNWKQFFEELTDYKDFHLMMYPQEFRLGERLDDLKQDIAMDADDMAGYYLQETTNLLEQRLGKLTKSDFILGVRLKMENIKVDADLKDNMFSAFSRVTDTIVNLLGWEQDVSVSFFQQFDEAEDELSKLVAMVGGVRLTEEEMIYVNRYNFLRGIDHDVSEQSDDATPEGITNTVIDPTSSSSLKLNAEGDEGYISFLVVDEFHHNMAESELFYEAQSLPFSVEVDIKAQAENKSKTKMNVNLKKQQLRQSAREQNQVGDETDASVSASDYLIRGLQDEIKKDDVNMFNWVAVIIVDGETKKDCLQRAKLVKRHMKAAGITCRIPVADQLSLFYQFLPGKSLDITNRNWLQKTTQDGLAENFFGVYADVGSKVGFFIGWIDRFEKHKDLASAIGSSRDPIFFHPFLANQQVKGSKTRSPHVLITGDTGNGKSFLAKLLFIYISMMDVKSLYIDPKKELRKWIRKVMLSPQVKRDYPLFVEHLKKFHFTTLDAEDESNWGALDPIVFLPPMQAREMIETIFSQVYSFKGKDDIHTAFLKAVTEVLERKEQGEQVGSKHVVDILCKHDESMIRKAGEFLAEVTNDSIMKLCVHDGSQDALSLHQRISIVEIENLDLPEVTDSVESYTNAQMKSSAVMYALGKYCELFGQDKEERTAEFIDEAWMLTSNPTGRKVEKQMRRVGRSYKNALFFISQSTKDALREEESGNFGVAFAFDEPTERDDVLKWMNMEATEENIDMLEQMYQGQCLFKDYYGRTAKMSVECLFDEWAGAFETIEGTAVAQAEEKYL, encoded by the coding sequence ATGAGAGGCAACCTGTTATTAACGCAAACGGGCGACGTGTGGGGGTTGTATCGTATTCAGACAACATCCATTCCAAGGCAAAATGAGAAAGAGACGGCGTCTTATAAAAGGAACTGGAAACAGTTCTTTGAAGAATTAACGGATTATAAGGATTTTCACTTGATGATGTACCCGCAGGAATTTCGTTTAGGTGAACGTTTGGATGATTTAAAGCAGGATATAGCGATGGATGCGGATGATATGGCAGGTTATTACCTGCAGGAAACAACGAATTTATTGGAACAGCGTTTAGGAAAGTTAACCAAAAGTGATTTTATTTTAGGTGTTCGTTTGAAAATGGAAAATATTAAGGTGGATGCAGATTTAAAGGATAATATGTTTTCGGCTTTTTCCAGAGTCACGGACACGATTGTTAATTTGTTGGGTTGGGAACAGGATGTATCTGTTTCCTTCTTCCAACAATTTGATGAAGCAGAGGATGAATTATCAAAATTGGTTGCCATGGTTGGGGGTGTTCGGTTAACAGAGGAAGAGATGATTTATGTCAATCGGTATAACTTCCTGCGTGGCATTGATCATGACGTATCTGAACAATCGGATGATGCAACGCCAGAAGGTATTACAAATACTGTCATAGACCCTACTTCCTCTAGCTCTTTGAAGTTAAATGCGGAGGGTGACGAAGGGTATATATCTTTCTTGGTCGTGGATGAATTTCATCATAACATGGCAGAAAGTGAATTGTTTTATGAAGCACAATCCCTTCCTTTTTCCGTGGAAGTGGATATTAAGGCGCAGGCGGAAAATAAATCGAAAACAAAAATGAATGTCAATTTAAAAAAGCAACAGTTACGGCAATCGGCCAGAGAACAAAACCAAGTAGGAGATGAAACGGATGCTTCGGTAAGTGCCAGTGATTACCTTATCCGTGGTTTACAGGATGAAATCAAAAAAGATGATGTAAACATGTTTAATTGGGTAGCGGTGATTATTGTAGATGGTGAAACGAAAAAAGATTGCTTGCAGCGTGCCAAACTTGTCAAACGGCATATGAAGGCTGCTGGGATTACTTGCCGGATTCCGGTTGCTGATCAACTTTCCCTTTTTTATCAGTTTTTACCAGGGAAAAGTTTGGATATAACGAATCGGAACTGGTTGCAAAAAACAACGCAGGACGGACTGGCAGAAAACTTTTTCGGTGTTTATGCGGATGTTGGCTCGAAGGTTGGCTTTTTTATCGGATGGATTGATCGGTTTGAAAAGCATAAAGATTTAGCTTCGGCGATTGGTTCCAGTCGTGACCCGATCTTTTTTCATCCTTTCTTAGCCAATCAACAAGTGAAAGGTTCGAAAACACGAAGTCCCCATGTGTTGATTACAGGCGATACTGGAAACGGGAAATCTTTTTTAGCGAAACTGTTGTTTATTTATATCAGCATGATGGATGTAAAATCGCTGTATATTGACCCGAAAAAAGAATTGCGGAAGTGGATACGAAAAGTAATGTTGAGTCCACAAGTCAAACGGGATTATCCTTTATTTGTTGAACATCTGAAAAAATTTCATTTTACTACGTTGGATGCGGAAGATGAATCTAACTGGGGAGCATTAGACCCGATTGTATTTCTTCCACCGATGCAGGCTAGAGAAATGATCGAAACGATCTTTTCGCAAGTTTATAGTTTCAAGGGTAAAGATGATATTCACACGGCTTTTTTAAAGGCTGTGACAGAAGTCTTGGAGCGAAAAGAACAAGGCGAACAGGTTGGAAGTAAACATGTGGTTGATATTCTTTGTAAACATGATGAATCAATGATACGGAAAGCTGGAGAGTTTCTAGCCGAAGTTACAAACGATTCTATTATGAAGCTGTGTGTGCATGATGGCTCGCAAGATGCGTTATCACTTCATCAGCGTATTAGTATTGTGGAGATCGAAAATTTGGACTTACCGGAGGTAACGGATAGCGTGGAAAGTTATACCAACGCACAAATGAAATCCAGTGCTGTTATGTATGCGCTAGGAAAGTATTGTGAACTATTCGGTCAAGATAAAGAAGAACGGACAGCGGAGTTTATCGATGAGGCGTGGATGCTTACTTCTAATCCAACTGGAAGGAAAGTTGAAAAGCAAATGCGCCGTGTTGGTCGGAGTTATAAAAATGCCCTTTTCTTTATTTCGCAGTCAACAAAAGATGCTTTGAGGGAAGAAGAAAGTGGCAACTTTGGTGTTGCCTTTGCCTTTGATGAGCCGACAGAACGGGATGACGTTTTAAAGTGGATGAACATGGAAGCTACCGAGGAAAATATAGATATGTTGGAGCAGATGTATCAAGGGCAGTGTTTATTTAAGGATTATTATGGACGGACAGCTAAAATGAGTGTGGAGTGCTTGTTTGATGAATGGGCTGGTGCATTTGAAACAATTGAGGGGACAGCAGTTGCACAAGCAGAGGAAAAATATTTGTAG
- a CDS encoding energy-coupling factor transporter transmembrane protein EcfT, giving the protein MRWLKRSLLWLMVLLLFLIPASGVVFAEYKDHADYMSEPEIETQGGIELESTRIPIDRYNVNNEAEEDMIKGAFLGFSNAIFTFTGYIVTGVDTALQELFTLEPIDRFSGHINLISQSIYDTLQDYFGQMLFVFAVSYMIYLAVAKGTFQEAFRRSVLFLMVLLFGGYWMLNAGYFVSTLNNLSVEVQGYLLEAGNGLITMVEDEGGVYEQASEIELENPVSGTIGMMRNVYFDMSFKRPYLIINYGETDEQTINNAYEYSSEDLPGGEDYNRVDRLLAYERTEDGLEQKQEYIKNFELRDYNNQSMAEGSVWRQSGQVLIAFLAAVFLAIPFLGLGILNFVLQLIALALAFFLPFAFIVSYIPQFAYSGFKVFLKLLTTFVVKAMLALVIVFVFALTYVVDVMIPPESFPMYLVNMITLIALLLLMMKKRDAMVKLVTAGRVQSMDGNFMNNVQQRMVSPAMDKTAKAVSHFHPGAGKAIQNVNRMQQAATLSDSASGSINQSHLRKERTPQHSGSETSPSESHHSEKPSSNRRERTSQHDHVSEVSSGDEKEGNTSSSGGKYSSPSVVHLEDRKKEKTQQNEDTTKAKDKYFSNSKEKSSKTWLGNKFYRSKPLESNSYHSSGKDKSHQPQKQQSQTSQKENRSKVRRFGASRQPEGVKRSKQSKADIKREKNASSKEYDGKGH; this is encoded by the coding sequence GTGAGGTGGCTTAAGCGTTCGTTGCTTTGGTTGATGGTGTTACTCCTTTTTTTGATTCCTGCAAGTGGGGTTGTTTTTGCAGAATATAAAGATCATGCAGATTATATGTCTGAACCGGAGATAGAAACACAGGGAGGCATTGAGTTAGAAAGTACCCGGATTCCGATTGATCGTTATAACGTAAATAATGAGGCAGAGGAAGATATGATAAAGGGTGCATTTTTGGGATTTTCTAATGCGATATTTACATTTACAGGCTATATTGTGACAGGTGTTGATACAGCGTTACAAGAATTATTTACGCTTGAGCCGATTGATCGTTTTTCGGGGCATATTAATTTAATATCGCAGTCAATCTATGACACCCTTCAGGATTATTTTGGACAGATGCTTTTTGTCTTTGCGGTCAGTTATATGATTTATTTGGCAGTGGCAAAGGGCACGTTTCAGGAAGCATTTCGCCGTTCGGTTTTATTTCTGATGGTGCTTCTTTTTGGCGGCTATTGGATGTTAAATGCTGGTTACTTTGTTAGTACATTGAATAATCTTTCAGTAGAAGTACAGGGTTATTTATTAGAAGCAGGTAACGGGTTAATTACGATGGTAGAAGATGAAGGTGGTGTTTATGAACAGGCAAGTGAGATAGAGTTGGAGAATCCGGTAAGTGGAACAATTGGTATGATGCGTAATGTGTATTTTGATATGTCTTTTAAGCGTCCGTATTTGATTATAAATTATGGGGAAACAGATGAACAGACGATTAATAATGCGTATGAGTATTCTTCAGAAGATTTACCGGGGGGAGAAGATTATAACCGTGTTGATCGTTTGCTTGCTTATGAGCGTACCGAGGATGGTTTAGAACAAAAACAAGAATATATAAAGAACTTTGAATTAAGGGATTATAATAATCAGTCTATGGCTGAAGGTTCAGTTTGGAGACAATCAGGGCAAGTGCTTATAGCTTTTTTAGCAGCGGTTTTTCTTGCCATTCCATTTCTGGGTTTAGGCATTTTAAACTTTGTGCTTCAGTTAATTGCTTTGGCTTTAGCGTTCTTTTTACCTTTTGCCTTCATTGTCTCGTATATTCCTCAATTTGCCTATAGTGGATTTAAGGTATTTCTTAAGTTATTGACTACGTTTGTGGTAAAGGCAATGCTTGCTTTAGTTATTGTGTTTGTTTTTGCTTTGACTTATGTGGTAGATGTAATGATACCGCCGGAGTCTTTCCCAATGTATCTGGTGAATATGATTACGTTGATTGCATTGCTTCTATTGATGATGAAAAAACGGGATGCCATGGTGAAGTTGGTTACGGCTGGACGTGTGCAGTCCATGGACGGTAACTTCATGAATAATGTACAGCAAAGAATGGTAAGTCCTGCCATGGATAAGACAGCGAAAGCTGTTTCGCATTTCCATCCTGGTGCTGGAAAAGCGATACAAAATGTGAATCGAATGCAACAGGCGGCTACACTTTCTGATAGTGCTTCTGGTAGTATCAATCAAAGTCATTTACGTAAGGAACGTACACCGCAACATTCTGGTTCTGAAACGTCGCCATCTGAAAGTCATCACTCAGAGAAGCCATCTTCTAATCGTCGTGAGCGTACTTCCCAGCATGATCATGTTTCCGAAGTATCTTCTGGAGATGAGAAGGAAGGCAATACATCTTCAAGTGGTGGTAAGTATTCTTCGCCATCTGTTGTTCATTTAGAAGATCGTAAGAAAGAGAAAACACAGCAGAATGAAGATACAACAAAGGCAAAAGATAAGTATTTTTCCAATTCTAAGGAAAAATCCTCTAAAACATGGTTAGGCAACAAATTTTATCGTTCAAAACCATTAGAAAGTAATTCTTATCATTCTTCTGGAAAAGATAAGAGCCATCAACCTCAAAAACAGCAAAGTCAAACATCACAAAAGGAAAATCGTTCGAAAGTAAGGCGTTTTGGTGCTTCTAGGCAACCGGAGGGAGTAAAACGGAGTAAACAGTCTAAGGCGGATATAAAAAGAGAAAAAAATGCTTCAAGCAAAGAGTATGACGGAAAAGGTCATTAA
- a CDS encoding lysozyme family protein, with protein MVISGNEPPEEENNGNQQQTDAPSCRFNTINDDVERYRDYFEKYAFENGIEDHTEILMGMTMQESGGRLADVMQSSESMRDPVNTISDPETSIEQGVSYFADVLEQADGDTELALQAYNMGSGYINYVEENNNGEYSQESAEAFGNEQAMEMGWDNYGDENYVDNVMRYLEKCDGTDGEGDGDWGLPLDLITVTSEFGMREHPIYNEQRLHAGIDFGCSTGDDLYAVADGTVIVATVQNSGLGQHVKIEHASDEYSVYGHMSDISVSTWDDVDQGDKIGECGSTGASTGAHLHLEYHTANHASNDDKEDPREVLGLEE; from the coding sequence ATGGTGATTTCAGGCAATGAGCCTCCAGAAGAAGAAAACAATGGAAATCAACAGCAAACGGATGCGCCTTCCTGTCGTTTTAATACGATTAATGATGATGTGGAACGTTACCGTGATTATTTTGAAAAATATGCCTTTGAAAACGGCATTGAAGATCACACAGAAATTTTAATGGGGATGACCATGCAGGAGTCTGGAGGAAGATTAGCAGATGTGATGCAATCTTCAGAATCCATGAGAGACCCTGTTAATACGATTAGCGACCCAGAAACATCTATAGAACAAGGTGTATCGTATTTTGCGGATGTATTAGAACAGGCAGACGGTGATACGGAATTAGCGTTACAAGCCTATAACATGGGTAGTGGCTATATTAATTATGTAGAGGAAAATAACAATGGTGAATATAGTCAGGAATCAGCTGAAGCCTTTGGGAATGAACAAGCGATGGAAATGGGGTGGGATAATTATGGTGATGAAAACTATGTAGATAATGTGATGCGTTATTTAGAAAAATGTGATGGTACAGATGGCGAAGGTGATGGTGATTGGGGATTGCCTTTAGATTTAATAACAGTAACTTCGGAGTTTGGCATGCGTGAACACCCTATTTATAACGAACAGCGATTACATGCTGGTATTGATTTTGGTTGTAGTACCGGTGATGATCTTTATGCGGTTGCAGATGGAACGGTAATTGTTGCAACGGTACAAAATAGCGGTTTGGGGCAACATGTAAAGATTGAGCATGCTAGTGATGAATATAGTGTTTATGGTCATATGTCAGATATATCTGTGAGTACATGGGATGATGTAGATCAAGGCGATAAGATTGGAGAATGTGGCTCTACAGGGGCTTCAACCGGTGCCCATTTACACTTAGAATATCATACGGCAAATCATGCTAGTAATGATGATAAAGAAGACCCTAGAGAAGTGTTAGGATTGGAGGAATAA
- a CDS encoding recombinase family protein, translating into MKEKRKIVRTLYRVSTNKQLDKDDIPIQRFACKEFLKGKEEWYYDEENSYVEKGVSGFKKSSKERNVLQTLMNDASNGDFDILLVYMFDRIGRQEYDTPFILKTLDNLGIELWSVEEGRQSFKDHSDDLINFIRFWQASGESKKTSLRVKESLKQKILDGKFTGGSAPYGYKLVQSGQFNKKGKELMMLVRSHEEAKIVTLIYLLSNKKGYGGNRIAKYLNENDIKTRNGNSWRATTVDYVLRNPVYKGYLVSSRTSVGNNGKARTNKSNEWVQSREKIEELEIIDEDIWEEVQKQRNGRNYKKSGDKNTNLSVVFCKQKVENNAKKS; encoded by the coding sequence ATGAAAGAAAAGAGGAAAATTGTTAGGACATTGTATCGTGTCTCAACAAATAAGCAATTAGATAAAGATGATATTCCAATACAAAGATTTGCTTGTAAAGAATTCTTAAAAGGTAAGGAAGAGTGGTATTACGACGAAGAAAACTCCTATGTCGAAAAAGGGGTTTCTGGTTTTAAAAAATCATCAAAAGAACGTAATGTATTACAAACTCTTATGAATGATGCTAGTAATGGTGACTTTGATATTCTGCTTGTTTATATGTTTGATAGGATAGGGAGGCAAGAGTATGATACTCCTTTTATTCTTAAAACATTGGATAACTTGGGAATAGAATTATGGTCTGTTGAAGAGGGGAGACAAAGTTTTAAAGATCATAGTGATGATTTGATTAACTTCATTCGATTTTGGCAAGCAAGCGGTGAAAGCAAGAAGACTTCTTTAAGGGTGAAGGAAAGCCTTAAACAAAAAATTTTAGATGGTAAATTTACAGGTGGTTCAGCTCCATATGGTTATAAATTAGTACAGAGTGGCCAATTTAATAAAAAAGGTAAAGAGCTGATGATGCTGGTGCGAAGTCATGAAGAAGCTAAAATTGTAACATTAATATATTTGTTATCAAATAAGAAAGGTTATGGGGGAAATCGAATAGCAAAATATTTGAATGAAAATGATATTAAGACAAGAAATGGCAACTCTTGGAGGGCAACAACTGTCGATTATGTGTTAAGAAATCCAGTTTACAAAGGTTATCTTGTATCTTCTAGAACATCGGTAGGTAACAATGGTAAAGCAAGAACCAATAAATCTAATGAATGGGTTCAGTCTAGGGAAAAAATAGAAGAGTTAGAAATTATTGATGAGGATATTTGGGAAGAAGTTCAAAAGCAAAGAAATGGTAGAAATTATAAAAAGAGTGGGGATAAAAATACAAATTTAAGTGTTGTGTTTTGCAAGCAAAAAGTCGAGAATAATGCAAAGAAAAGTTGA
- the istB gene encoding IS21-like element helper ATPase IstB, whose amino-acid sequence MSNSIREKCKALRLAHLADVYEKVPFENPEQFLTTLLQEELDLREAAKGERLIKRAKFMNEKELENYQWSDHVRFPPQLDRSALESLHFIDRKENLVLTGAPGTGKSHLVTALGRKACRNGYDVRFYRVADLVELLEKSWREGRYQQFRNKFNKVSMIILDEMGYVPFSKDGAELLFQLISDWYEQRSLVITSNLEFSQWNKIFVDARLTAALVDRIIHHAHILSFTGDSYRVKHALSNHHS is encoded by the coding sequence ATGTCTAATTCAATACGTGAAAAATGTAAAGCACTACGATTAGCACATCTGGCAGATGTGTATGAGAAAGTACCTTTTGAAAATCCAGAGCAGTTCTTGACAACACTATTACAGGAAGAATTGGATTTAAGAGAAGCCGCAAAAGGAGAACGATTAATCAAAAGGGCTAAGTTTATGAATGAAAAGGAATTAGAAAATTATCAGTGGAGTGATCATGTTCGATTCCCTCCACAACTTGACAGAAGCGCACTTGAATCGCTCCATTTTATAGATAGAAAAGAGAATTTAGTATTGACTGGAGCGCCAGGCACCGGGAAGTCGCATCTTGTGACTGCATTGGGCAGGAAAGCTTGTAGAAATGGATATGATGTTCGTTTTTATCGAGTGGCCGATTTGGTAGAATTGCTTGAGAAATCGTGGAGAGAAGGACGCTACCAACAATTTCGCAACAAGTTTAATAAAGTTAGTATGATTATTTTAGATGAAATGGGCTACGTTCCGTTTAGCAAGGATGGTGCTGAATTACTATTTCAGCTCATCTCTGATTGGTATGAACAGCGCAGCCTTGTCATTACATCTAACTTAGAGTTTAGCCAATGGAATAAAATATTTGTGGATGCGCGGTTAACCGCTGCTTTGGTAGATCGTATCATTCACCACGCTCATATCTTGAGTTTTACTGGAGATAGTTACCGTGTAAAACATGCATTATCGAATCATCACTCCTAA
- the istA gene encoding IS21 family transposase: MMGVMKGMLAMPEINHIKKLRNIKSLSINEIVKRTGFCWETVKKYADEDQLPKERESKKRGMMYEEKWGEIVSDWLTEDYALKKKLRRNNKNIFEQLQKLGFPGSYRTVCVYVKEWKDKVLDESDEIKEEAERLTHPPAEAQVDFGVTEVVQEGKVKDVHCLIMSFPYSNGGLVVPLPAENQECFLEGIKMLFVQAGYVPRKLRLDNLSAAVVQARGRGQETIFTDAFQRFSSHYGFEPQACNARKGNEKGHVENKVGYVRYNFFTPSPVIEDLTHLRCLLLEHSKKDHQRKHYKKGYIIADLMEEEKKYGLALPENEYPVFKESTVTANKYGEVIIDKQAVHVPNSYHYNKLHLITYWDRYKVVSMHGEMLSEGPRAYMNKTREIPWKSILNNWMRKPRSIVYSRYFPYLPGRIAHHLNIESTELRKERVKWLFSFITKYDMVEINDRFYELAPIEEVEGASSQNTIDHPYDVNWSIYDSLQPTENRKTKVEVSHV; encoded by the coding sequence ATGATGGGAGTAATGAAAGGAATGCTGGCAATGCCTGAAATTAATCATATCAAAAAATTAAGGAATATTAAATCACTATCGATCAACGAAATTGTAAAACGTACTGGTTTTTGTTGGGAAACGGTGAAGAAGTATGCGGATGAGGATCAGTTACCGAAGGAAAGAGAATCGAAAAAGAGAGGAATGATGTATGAAGAAAAGTGGGGCGAAATTGTATCGGATTGGTTAACAGAGGACTATGCGCTTAAAAAGAAATTAAGAAGAAATAATAAAAACATTTTTGAACAGCTACAGAAGTTGGGTTTTCCAGGTTCATACCGGACGGTATGCGTCTATGTGAAAGAGTGGAAAGATAAGGTGTTAGATGAGTCTGATGAAATAAAAGAAGAAGCAGAAAGGCTAACACATCCACCGGCGGAAGCCCAGGTAGACTTTGGCGTCACAGAGGTTGTGCAAGAGGGAAAAGTGAAGGATGTTCATTGTTTAATTATGAGTTTCCCATATAGTAATGGTGGATTAGTAGTTCCTTTACCTGCAGAAAATCAGGAATGTTTTTTAGAAGGCATTAAAATGCTTTTTGTACAGGCTGGATATGTTCCAAGAAAGCTGCGCTTGGATAATCTTTCAGCTGCAGTGGTTCAAGCTAGAGGACGAGGGCAGGAAACTATTTTCACAGATGCCTTTCAACGTTTCAGCAGCCATTATGGATTTGAGCCACAAGCCTGCAATGCGAGAAAAGGCAATGAGAAAGGGCATGTTGAAAATAAGGTGGGCTATGTTCGATATAATTTCTTCACACCGTCACCTGTCATAGAAGATTTAACGCACTTGCGCTGTTTATTGCTGGAACATAGTAAAAAAGATCATCAGCGAAAACATTATAAGAAAGGGTATATCATTGCTGATTTAATGGAAGAAGAAAAGAAATATGGCTTGGCATTACCTGAGAATGAATATCCCGTATTTAAAGAATCCACGGTTACTGCTAATAAATATGGTGAAGTAATCATTGATAAACAGGCGGTGCATGTCCCAAATAGTTATCACTATAACAAATTACATTTAATCACCTATTGGGACCGATATAAGGTAGTTTCGATGCATGGGGAAATGCTTTCCGAAGGGCCACGAGCCTATATGAATAAAACGAGAGAAATACCATGGAAATCGATACTAAATAATTGGATGCGAAAACCAAGATCCATTGTATATTCACGGTATTTCCCTTATTTACCTGGAAGGATCGCCCATCACTTAAATATTGAATCGACGGAACTGCGAAAAGAACGGGTTAAATGGCTTTTTAGTTTCATAACCAAGTATGACATGGTGGAAATAAATGATAGATTCTATGAATTAGCACCTATCGAGGAAGTGGAAGGAGCATCATCCCAGAACACCATTGATCATCCTTATGATGTGAATTGGAGCATTTACGACTCACTTCAACCTACGGAAAATAGGAAAACCAAGGTGGAGGTGTCACATGTCTAA
- a CDS encoding zinc ribbon domain-containing protein — translation MLLTGMGLISCGYCGSPLTTTYNTKSYTRKNGEKVKRRSPKYRCSGKAHKMTKCAGQTIYSHNRIESVFLNEISKFIEGFREEDLEKRIKSSVNRIEKKSDVELKSQKRKLSKNKKELEVLHDEVVKSLTGDSSFTPELLNELMKKKEITIKEIENKIEILEKDLQKEKDEIGQIEKIKSFIPDWKNEFENLDLPEKKVAISKIIKQVTVYREEIKIEFNFNIKEFIDSINFNKKVDQVS, via the coding sequence TTGCTTTTAACAGGTATGGGGTTAATAAGCTGTGGATATTGTGGTTCGCCATTAACTACAACTTATAATACTAAATCTTACACTAGAAAAAATGGAGAAAAGGTTAAAAGGAGAAGTCCTAAGTATAGATGTAGCGGCAAGGCTCATAAAATGACTAAGTGTGCTGGACAAACCATATATTCTCATAATAGAATTGAATCTGTTTTTTTGAATGAAATATCAAAGTTTATAGAAGGATTTCGAGAGGAAGACCTGGAAAAAAGAATTAAAAGTTCTGTTAATAGGATTGAAAAGAAATCTGATGTAGAATTAAAAAGTCAAAAAAGAAAATTATCTAAGAATAAGAAGGAATTGGAAGTGCTACATGATGAAGTAGTTAAAAGTTTGACTGGTGACAGTAGTTTTACTCCCGAATTGTTAAATGAATTGATGAAGAAAAAGGAAATCACAATCAAAGAAATTGAAAACAAAATTGAAATATTGGAAAAGGATTTACAAAAGGAAAAAGATGAGATTGGACAAATAGAGAAGATAAAGTCATTTATTCCCGATTGGAAAAATGAATTTGAAAATCTTGATTTGCCTGAAAAGAAGGTGGCAATAAGTAAAATTATCAAACAAGTAACAGTCTATAGAGAAGAAATAAAAATCGAATTTAATTTTAATATCAAAGAGTTTATTGACAGCATTAACTTTAATAAAAAAGTCGACCAAGTTTCTTGA
- a CDS encoding YhdT family protein, with protein sequence MKHNNLVNNDYRFKIANREALIGVGLAIFNFIWWYGFAYGLGSKDPSEYSYVFGFPAWFFYSCVLGVIVMSVLVIIVVKKFFVDVPFDDEGEDK encoded by the coding sequence ATGAAACATAATAATCTAGTAAATAATGACTATCGTTTTAAAATAGCCAATAGGGAAGCATTAATTGGTGTGGGCCTTGCTATTTTTAACTTTATCTGGTGGTATGGATTTGCCTATGGACTCGGGAGCAAGGATCCTAGTGAATATAGTTATGTATTCGGATTTCCGGCATGGTTTTTTTATAGCTGTGTGCTTGGAGTCATCGTAATGTCTGTGCTGGTCATCATTGTTGTGAAGAAATTCTTTGTAGATGTTCCATTTGATGATGAGGGAGAGGACAAATGA